Proteins encoded together in one Pseudomonas arsenicoxydans window:
- the fdhF gene encoding formate dehydrogenase subunit alpha produces MITLFDPKTDIDLGTPARDSDVQVTLNIDGRSISVPEGTSVMRAAALLGTTIPKLCATDSLEAFGSCRMCLVEIDGMRGYPASCTTPVTEGMTVHTQTPKLATLRRNVMELYISDHPLDCLTCSANGNCELQTVAGQVGLREVRYGYEGDNHLADVKDTSNPYFDYDPSKCIVCNRCVRACEETQGTFALTITGRGFESRVAAAGGDNFLESECVSCGACVQACPTATLMEKSVVELGQPERSVITTCAYCGVGCSFRAEMKGDQLVRMVPDKNGQANHGHSCVKGRFAWGYATHPDRITKPMIRKNINDPWQEVSWDEAVTYAASEFRRLQQKYGRDSIGGITSSRCTNEETYLVQKLVRAAFGNNNVDTCARVCHSPTGYGLKQTLGESAGTQSFDSVMQADVILVMGANPSDAHPVFASQLKRRLREGARLIVIDPRRIDLVDSVHARAELHLALRPGTNVAMLNALAHVIVTEGLLNQAFIDARCEDIDFDHWREFVSRAENSPEALGPVCGVEPADIRAAARLYATGGNAAIYYGLGVTEHSQGSTAVMGIANLAMATGNIGREGVGVNPLRGQNNVQGSCDMGSFPHELPGYRHISNEVVRAQFEQAWNVTLQPDPGLRIPNMFEAALGGSFKGLYCQGEDIAQSDPNTQHVTAALSAMECIVVQDIFLNETAKFAHVFLPGSSFLEKDGTFTNAERRISRVRKVMEPLGGKADWEGTVALANALGYPMNYQHPSEIMDEIASLTPTFTNVSYAELDRHGSLQWPCNAAAPDGTPTMHIEEFVRGKGRFMLTGYVPTEEKVNNRYPLLLTTGRILSQYNVGAQTRRTENVAWHDEDRLEIHPTDAESRGINEGDWVGIGSRAGQTVLRARVTERVAPGVVYTTFHFPESGANVITTDNSDWATNCPEYKVTAVEVSRVYHPSEWQKRYQAFSDEQDRLLKERRHNRGAKAEVRR; encoded by the coding sequence ATGATTACTCTCTTCGACCCGAAAACCGATATCGACCTGGGCACTCCTGCCCGGGACAGCGACGTGCAAGTCACCCTGAACATCGACGGTCGCAGCATCAGCGTGCCTGAAGGCACTTCGGTGATGCGCGCCGCCGCGTTGCTGGGCACCACGATTCCGAAACTGTGTGCCACCGACAGCCTTGAAGCCTTCGGCTCCTGCCGCATGTGCCTGGTGGAGATCGACGGCATGCGCGGTTATCCCGCGTCCTGCACCACGCCGGTGACTGAAGGCATGACCGTGCACACCCAGACGCCAAAGCTTGCGACCCTGCGCCGCAACGTCATGGAGTTGTACATTTCCGATCACCCGCTGGATTGCCTGACCTGCTCGGCCAACGGCAACTGCGAGCTGCAAACCGTGGCCGGTCAGGTGGGCCTGCGGGAAGTGCGTTACGGCTATGAAGGCGACAACCATCTGGCCGACGTGAAGGACACCTCCAACCCTTACTTCGACTACGACCCGAGCAAGTGCATCGTCTGCAACCGCTGCGTGCGCGCCTGCGAAGAAACCCAGGGCACCTTTGCCCTGACGATTACCGGGCGCGGTTTTGAATCCCGGGTAGCCGCTGCTGGCGGTGATAATTTCCTCGAGTCGGAATGCGTGTCCTGCGGCGCCTGTGTGCAAGCCTGCCCGACCGCGACCTTGATGGAAAAAAGCGTGGTCGAACTGGGCCAGCCCGAGCGCAGCGTAATCACCACGTGTGCCTATTGCGGCGTGGGTTGCTCGTTCCGCGCCGAGATGAAAGGCGATCAACTGGTGCGCATGGTTCCGGACAAGAACGGCCAGGCCAACCACGGCCACTCTTGCGTCAAGGGGCGCTTTGCCTGGGGCTACGCCACTCACCCGGATCGCATCACCAAGCCGATGATCCGCAAAAACATCAATGACCCATGGCAGGAAGTCAGCTGGGATGAAGCGGTGACCTACGCCGCCAGCGAATTCCGCCGGTTGCAGCAAAAATACGGTCGCGATTCCATCGGTGGCATCACCTCCAGCCGCTGCACCAACGAAGAAACCTATCTGGTGCAAAAACTGGTGCGCGCCGCGTTCGGCAACAACAACGTCGACACCTGTGCGCGGGTTTGCCACTCGCCGACCGGCTATGGGTTGAAGCAAACCCTGGGCGAGTCCGCCGGCACCCAGAGTTTCGACTCGGTGATGCAGGCTGACGTGATCCTGGTGATGGGCGCCAACCCAAGCGATGCGCACCCGGTGTTCGCCTCGCAGCTCAAGCGCCGCCTGCGTGAAGGTGCGCGGCTGATCGTCATCGACCCTCGTCGCATTGATCTGGTGGACTCGGTACATGCCCGCGCCGAGCTGCACCTGGCCCTGCGTCCGGGCACTAACGTTGCCATGCTCAACGCACTGGCCCACGTCATCGTCACCGAAGGCTTGCTCAACCAGGCCTTCATTGACGCTCGTTGCGAGGACATTGATTTCGACCACTGGCGCGAATTCGTCAGCCGCGCGGAGAATTCCCCGGAAGCCCTGGGTCCTGTCTGCGGCGTAGAGCCTGCCGACATCCGCGCCGCTGCGCGTCTGTACGCAACCGGCGGCAACGCGGCGATCTATTACGGCTTGGGCGTCACCGAACACAGCCAGGGCAGCACCGCCGTCATGGGCATTGCCAACCTGGCCATGGCCACGGGCAATATCGGCCGCGAAGGCGTGGGCGTGAACCCGCTGCGTGGGCAGAACAACGTTCAGGGTTCCTGCGACATGGGCTCGTTCCCGCACGAGTTGCCTGGTTACCGGCACATCTCCAACGAGGTGGTTCGGGCGCAGTTCGAACAGGCGTGGAACGTCACCTTGCAACCGGACCCGGGCCTGCGCATTCCCAATATGTTCGAAGCAGCCTTGGGCGGCAGCTTCAAGGGCCTGTATTGCCAAGGCGAAGACATCGCCCAGAGCGATCCGAATACCCAGCACGTCACCGCAGCCCTGTCGGCCATGGAATGCATCGTGGTGCAGGACATTTTCCTCAACGAAACCGCCAAGTTCGCCCACGTGTTCTTACCGGGCAGCTCGTTCCTGGAAAAAGACGGCACCTTCACCAACGCCGAGCGACGCATCTCGCGGGTACGCAAGGTCATGGAACCGCTGGGCGGCAAGGCCGACTGGGAAGGCACGGTGGCCCTGGCCAACGCCTTGGGCTATCCAATGAACTACCAACATCCGTCAGAAATCATGGATGAAATCGCCAGCCTGACGCCGACCTTCACCAACGTCAGCTATGCCGAACTGGACCGCCACGGCAGCCTGCAATGGCCGTGCAACGCCGCGGCACCGGACGGCACGCCGACCATGCACATCGAAGAGTTCGTGCGCGGCAAAGGGCGTTTCATGTTGACCGGCTACGTGCCCACCGAGGAGAAGGTCAACAATCGCTATCCGCTACTGCTGACCACTGGGCGCATCCTCAGCCAGTACAACGTTGGCGCGCAGACACGGCGTACTGAAAACGTCGCCTGGCACGACGAAGATCGCCTTGAAATCCATCCAACCGACGCCGAGAGCCGTGGCATCAACGAAGGTGACTGGGTCGGCATCGGCAGTCGCGCCGGCCAGACCGTACTGCGTGCGCGGGTCACCGAACGGGTCGCACCGGGCGTGGTGTACACCACGTTCCACTTCCCGGAATCGGGGGCCAACGTTATCACCACCGACAACTCCGACTGGGCGACCAACTGTCCGGAGTACAAGGTCACCGCCGTGGAAGTCAGCCGTGTCTATCACCCTTCCGAGTGGCAAAAACGCTACCAGGCTTTCAGTGATGAACAGGACCGTTTGCTCAAGGAACGCCGGCATAACCGTGGCGCTAAAGCGGAGGTTCGCCGATGA
- a CDS encoding type II toxin-antitoxin system prevent-host-death family antitoxin, whose amino-acid sequence MQTINYTTARAHLAETMDRVNEDRAPLLVTRQKGEPVVMMSLAEYNALEETAYLLRSPANAERLIKSISNLRAGKTKARQLIEE is encoded by the coding sequence ATGCAAACTATCAACTACACCACAGCACGGGCACATCTGGCCGAAACCATGGATCGGGTCAATGAAGACCGCGCCCCGTTGCTGGTAACTCGCCAAAAAGGCGAACCCGTGGTGATGATGTCTCTTGCGGAGTACAACGCGCTCGAAGAGACCGCCTATCTGCTGCGCTCCCCTGCCAATGCTGAGCGCCTGATCAAATCAATCAGCAATCTGCGCGCAGGAAAGACCAAAGCCAGGCAGCTCATCGAAGAATGA
- a CDS encoding Txe/YoeB family addiction module toxin has translation MNIEFTPDGWDDYLWFQQNDKAGLKRINLLIKSIQREPFEGLGKPEPLKHNLSGFWSRRITVEHRLVYAVEEGEIRVVMCRYHY, from the coding sequence ATGAATATCGAGTTCACTCCTGACGGTTGGGACGACTATTTATGGTTCCAGCAAAATGACAAGGCCGGACTCAAACGCATCAATCTGCTCATTAAATCCATCCAGCGTGAACCATTCGAGGGGCTCGGCAAGCCTGAGCCGCTCAAACACAATTTGAGCGGCTTTTGGTCACGCCGGATTACAGTTGAGCATCGTTTGGTCTACGCGGTTGAAGAAGGTGAGATTCGCGTTGTGATGTGCAGATATCACTACTGA
- a CDS encoding formate dehydrogenase beta subunit, producing the protein MMPSLYLTCDSLARAVGADDVALALSNQTNVDLQRTSSRGLYWLEPLLEVDTPQGRIGFGPLTAADVPSVLDALQGEPSAHPLALGLVEELPYLKSQQRLLFARAGITQPLSLDDYRTHGGFEGLKRAVTIGGEQAATEVFDSGLRGRGGAAFPAGIKWRTVRATQAAQKYIVCNADEGDSGTFADRMLMEGDPFLLIEGMAIAGITVGATYGYIYVRSEYPQAVATLRAALEIARSNGYLGANVGGSGLAFDMEVRVGAGAYICGEETALLDSLEGKRGIVRAKPPIPALQGLFGLPTLVHNVLTLASVPLILAKGAQFYRDFGMGRSLGTMPFQLAGNIRHGGLVERAFGLTLRELVEEYGGGTASGRPLKAAQVGGPLGTWVPPSQFDTPLDYEAFAAIGAMLGHGGVVVADDTVDMAQMARFAMQFCAEESCGKCTPCRIGSTRGVEVIDRLLAAPDQSGREEQVIILKDLCDTMQYGSLCALGGMAPFPVASALKYFPADFGLQSSEADQ; encoded by the coding sequence ATGATGCCGTCTCTCTATTTAACGTGTGATTCGCTGGCCCGTGCGGTCGGCGCTGATGACGTGGCCTTGGCCCTTTCGAATCAGACTAATGTGGACCTGCAACGCACCAGTTCTCGCGGCTTGTATTGGCTGGAACCGCTGCTGGAAGTGGACACCCCGCAAGGCCGTATCGGCTTTGGTCCGCTGACTGCTGCCGATGTGCCGTCCGTGCTCGATGCGCTGCAAGGTGAGCCGTCTGCGCATCCGCTGGCCTTGGGTCTTGTGGAAGAGTTGCCTTATCTCAAGTCTCAGCAACGCCTGTTGTTCGCCCGCGCCGGCATTACCCAACCGCTGTCGCTGGACGATTACCGAACCCACGGCGGTTTCGAGGGTTTGAAAAGAGCCGTCACCATTGGCGGCGAGCAGGCCGCGACGGAAGTGTTCGATTCAGGCCTGCGTGGCCGTGGCGGCGCGGCGTTCCCGGCCGGGATCAAATGGCGCACGGTGCGCGCGACGCAAGCGGCGCAGAAATACATCGTGTGCAACGCTGACGAAGGCGACTCCGGCACTTTTGCCGACCGTATGTTGATGGAAGGCGACCCCTTCCTGCTGATCGAAGGCATGGCCATTGCCGGCATCACCGTCGGTGCCACCTATGGCTACATCTATGTGCGCTCGGAATATCCACAGGCTGTGGCCACCCTGCGTGCGGCGTTGGAGATTGCCCGGTCCAACGGTTACCTCGGCGCCAATGTCGGCGGCAGCGGCCTGGCTTTCGATATGGAAGTGCGGGTCGGTGCCGGCGCTTACATCTGCGGTGAGGAAACCGCGCTGCTCGACTCGCTCGAAGGCAAGCGCGGGATCGTTCGCGCCAAGCCGCCGATCCCTGCGTTGCAAGGGTTGTTCGGCCTGCCGACTCTGGTGCACAACGTGCTGACGCTGGCCTCGGTTCCGCTGATTCTGGCCAAGGGTGCGCAGTTCTATCGCGATTTCGGCATGGGCCGCTCGCTGGGCACCATGCCCTTCCAGTTGGCGGGCAATATTCGTCACGGCGGCCTGGTGGAACGGGCGTTTGGCCTGACCTTGCGCGAACTGGTGGAAGAATACGGCGGTGGCACCGCCAGTGGCCGTCCTCTGAAAGCCGCGCAGGTCGGTGGCCCGCTCGGCACGTGGGTGCCGCCGTCGCAATTCGACACGCCGCTGGATTACGAAGCGTTCGCCGCCATCGGCGCGATGCTCGGTCACGGTGGTGTGGTAGTGGCGGATGACACGGTGGACATGGCCCAAATGGCACGTTTCGCCATGCAGTTTTGTGCCGAGGAATCCTGCGGCAAATGCACGCCGTGCCGCATTGGCTCGACTCGGGGCGTGGAGGTGATCGACCGCCTGCTCGCTGCGCCTGACCAGAGCGGTCGCGAAGAGCAGGTGATCATCCTCAAGGACCTGTGCGACACGATGCAATACGGTTCGCTGTGTGCGCTGGGCGGCATGGCCCCATTTCCGGTGGCCAGCGCCCTCAAGTACTTCCCCGCCGACTTCGGTCTGCAATCTTCGGAGGCCGACCAATGA
- a CDS encoding aspartate aminotransferase family protein — MTAACLMTTYQPLALSFNKGLGTRLWDQDGREYLDAVAGVAVTNVGHSHPKIVSAISEQAGLLLHTSNLYSIKWQQRLAQTLTTLAGMERAFFNNSGAEANETALKLARLYGWHKGIEQPLVVVMENAFHGRTLGTLSASDGPAVRLGFNELPGDFVKVPFGDLQALEKVQQAHGHRIVAILMEPIQGESGVQMAPPGYLKAVRELCNRRAWLMMLDEIQTGIGRTGQWFAFQHEGIVPDVMTLAKGLGNGIPIGACLARGKAAELFTPGSHGSTFGGNPLACRVGCTVLEIIEEQKLLENARLQGERLLARLRAELSDDPNVLAIRGQGLMIGIELKQPIRDLTLIAARDHGLLINVTRGKTIRLLPPLTIDEREVEMIVRGVCRAVRMA; from the coding sequence ATGACCGCCGCTTGCCTGATGACCACTTACCAACCTCTGGCCCTGAGTTTCAACAAAGGCCTGGGCACCCGACTTTGGGATCAGGACGGTCGTGAGTATCTGGATGCGGTGGCCGGTGTGGCGGTGACCAATGTCGGCCACTCTCATCCCAAAATCGTCTCGGCAATCAGCGAGCAAGCCGGGCTGCTGTTGCACACTTCCAATCTCTACAGCATCAAATGGCAACAGCGGCTGGCGCAGACATTGACGACGTTGGCGGGCATGGAGCGGGCGTTCTTCAATAATTCTGGTGCCGAAGCCAATGAAACCGCGCTGAAACTCGCGCGGCTTTACGGCTGGCACAAAGGCATCGAGCAACCGCTGGTGGTGGTCATGGAAAACGCTTTTCATGGCCGCACCCTGGGCACCTTGTCCGCCAGCGATGGCCCGGCCGTGCGCCTGGGCTTCAATGAGTTGCCGGGCGACTTCGTCAAAGTGCCGTTTGGCGATCTGCAGGCGCTGGAAAAAGTGCAGCAAGCCCATGGCCACCGCATCGTGGCGATCCTGATGGAGCCGATTCAGGGTGAAAGCGGCGTGCAGATGGCGCCTCCCGGTTACCTCAAAGCCGTGCGCGAACTGTGTAACCGGCGTGCGTGGCTGATGATGCTCGACGAAATCCAGACCGGCATCGGTCGTACCGGCCAGTGGTTCGCGTTCCAGCACGAAGGCATCGTCCCGGACGTCATGACCCTGGCCAAAGGCCTCGGCAACGGCATCCCCATCGGCGCCTGCCTGGCCCGGGGCAAAGCCGCCGAGTTGTTCACTCCCGGCAGCCACGGCAGCACCTTCGGCGGCAATCCGCTGGCGTGCCGGGTCGGCTGCACCGTGCTGGAAATCATCGAAGAACAAAAGCTGCTGGAAAACGCCAGGCTCCAGGGTGAGCGCCTGCTGGCCAGACTGCGTGCCGAACTGTCAGATGACCCCAACGTCCTGGCGATTCGTGGCCAGGGCTTGATGATCGGCATCGAACTGAAACAGCCGATCCGCGACCTGACCCTGATCGCCGCACGGGACCACGGCCTGCTGATCAATGTGACACGGGGCAAGACGATACGTCTGCTGCCACCGTTGACGATTGATGAGCGGGAGGTGGAGATGATTGTCAGAGGGGTTTGTCGGGCGGTTCGAATGGCGTGA
- a CDS encoding formate dehydrogenase subunit delta yields MSTENLIKMVNQIAQYFAIEPDHQKAVLGVRNHLQMYWTPGMRKELLAWQTEHHGADLLPLAQEAVSGAGWEA; encoded by the coding sequence ATGAGCACTGAGAACCTGATCAAGATGGTCAACCAGATTGCCCAGTACTTCGCCATCGAACCGGACCATCAAAAAGCCGTGCTCGGTGTGCGTAATCATCTGCAGATGTACTGGACGCCGGGCATGCGCAAGGAATTGCTGGCCTGGCAGACCGAGCATCATGGGGCTGATTTGCTACCGCTGGCGCAAGAGGCGGTCAGCGGGGCGGGCTGGGAGGCTTAG
- a CDS encoding sensor domain-containing diguanylate cyclase, giving the protein MGEASSIEPLKFNVSDMNEDMLHTILELVSDGIWDWNANTGFVYRNPAWYEMLGYAAHSLENTVLTWENVIHPDDYPRVMAVFDDYLSQRAPGYQAEYRCRRQDGSYIWIEDRGYILARNVDGSVARMVGAHRSIDDKKRLFEEMERRNQSLEAIVEERTRELSRVNQQLQIQLEKNRKLAETDALTSVANRYLLEKSLPQECERAQRFRQPLSLIAMDIDDFKNINDYYGHALGDAALVQVVDSVKRYVREGDLLARWGGDEFIMILPNTGLAEARSLAETIRHGLSSLPSVGEFQVTMSFGVVQRFEEEQQTGLLARADQALYRSKVAGKNVISG; this is encoded by the coding sequence ATGGGTGAGGCATCAAGTATCGAGCCGTTGAAATTCAATGTGTCGGATATGAACGAAGACATGTTGCACACCATTCTGGAACTGGTCAGTGACGGCATTTGGGACTGGAACGCCAACACCGGTTTCGTCTACCGCAACCCTGCGTGGTACGAGATGCTTGGCTACGCCGCGCACTCCCTGGAGAACACCGTCCTTACCTGGGAGAACGTGATCCACCCCGACGATTATCCGCGGGTGATGGCCGTGTTCGATGATTACTTGAGTCAACGGGCTCCGGGTTATCAAGCCGAGTATCGCTGTCGCAGACAGGACGGCAGTTACATCTGGATCGAAGATCGCGGCTACATACTGGCCCGCAATGTCGACGGATCGGTTGCGCGAATGGTCGGTGCTCATCGCAGCATCGATGACAAGAAACGCCTCTTCGAAGAAATGGAACGACGCAATCAATCCCTTGAAGCCATCGTCGAAGAGCGCACTCGGGAGTTGTCCCGGGTCAATCAGCAGTTACAGATTCAACTGGAAAAAAACCGCAAACTGGCGGAAACCGATGCACTGACATCGGTCGCCAATCGCTATCTTCTGGAAAAGTCCCTGCCCCAGGAATGCGAACGAGCCCAACGTTTTCGGCAGCCGCTATCGCTGATCGCCATGGACATCGATGACTTCAAGAACATCAACGATTACTACGGCCATGCGCTGGGAGACGCAGCGTTGGTGCAGGTCGTCGACAGCGTGAAGCGCTACGTGCGCGAGGGCGATCTATTGGCGCGCTGGGGCGGCGACGAGTTCATCATGATCTTGCCCAACACTGGGCTGGCCGAGGCCCGATCCTTGGCCGAGACCATCCGCCATGGGCTGTCGAGCCTGCCGTCAGTGGGCGAGTTTCAAGTGACCATGAGTTTTGGCGTGGTCCAGCGCTTCGAGGAAGAGCAACAGACCGGGCTGCTGGCCAGGGCCGATCAGGCGCTGTATCGCTCGAAAGTCGCTGGCAAGAATGTGATCTCGGGCTAA
- a CDS encoding P-loop NTPase family protein, with protein MNLTRTLIIGNSGSGKSWLAKRLAEQLHAPWIDLDQIHWVSDEYSIARPRAEALAMARVAADEPRWVIEGVYGWIVSELIHRATALVWLCVDDDTCVANIRQRENRQDNDALLMALLEGAASYRLREDSCGFNAHRQLFEGFSGSKIKLVDWADVSAFANSLLQPE; from the coding sequence ATGAACCTCACCCGAACCCTGATCATCGGCAATTCTGGCTCAGGCAAAAGTTGGCTGGCTAAACGACTGGCCGAACAACTTCATGCGCCGTGGATCGATCTTGATCAGATCCACTGGGTATCAGACGAATACAGCATCGCCCGCCCCCGCGCCGAAGCACTCGCCATGGCGCGGGTCGCGGCGGATGAACCACGCTGGGTGATCGAAGGTGTGTATGGCTGGATCGTCAGCGAACTTATCCACCGTGCAACAGCGCTTGTCTGGCTGTGCGTGGATGACGACACCTGCGTCGCCAACATCCGCCAGCGGGAAAACCGGCAGGACAATGATGCGTTGCTGATGGCGCTACTGGAGGGGGCTGCCAGTTATCGGTTGCGCGAGGACTCCTGCGGATTTAACGCGCACCGGCAATTGTTTGAAGGGTTCAGTGGTTCGAAAATCAAGCTTGTGGATTGGGCTGATGTGAGCGCATTTGCGAACAGCCTGTTGCAGCCCGAGTGA
- a CDS encoding LysR family transcriptional regulator: MDLFQAMTVYVRVVETGSMTAAAQQGDMSTTMVGNHLRALEQRLGVRLLHRTTRRQRLTEFGTAYYQRCLEVLGLVADSERLAEQSQDTPTDTLRITAPLTFGTERLAPALSEFTLQYPQVKLDVVLTNGRPDLLENGLDVAFRLGALEPTNLIARPLIDYTLTMCASKDYLARRGTPTKPEDLQHHDCLSFAYPVGDDWHSVGKQWRMSGPEGEVMVTVSGPMVINSSAGLHQAARTGMGVVMLPDALVEQDLRDGKLVALMPDFQLSRPMSLLYAQDRYRLPKLRRFVDFAMQMWGKH, encoded by the coding sequence ATGGATCTGTTCCAGGCAATGACGGTTTACGTAAGAGTGGTGGAAACCGGCAGCATGACGGCGGCTGCTCAGCAGGGCGATATGTCCACGACCATGGTCGGCAATCACCTTCGAGCCCTTGAGCAACGCCTTGGCGTGCGCTTGCTCCACCGGACAACACGGCGCCAGCGCTTAACCGAATTCGGCACCGCGTACTACCAGCGTTGCCTGGAGGTGCTGGGATTGGTGGCAGATTCCGAGCGACTGGCGGAACAGAGCCAGGACACACCGACCGACACCTTGCGCATCACGGCTCCCCTGACCTTCGGTACAGAAAGACTCGCGCCCGCGCTCAGCGAATTCACCCTGCAGTACCCGCAAGTCAAACTGGATGTGGTGCTCACCAACGGACGCCCTGATCTACTCGAAAACGGTCTCGACGTGGCGTTTCGCCTGGGGGCTCTCGAACCCACCAACCTGATCGCCCGCCCACTCATCGACTACACCCTGACCATGTGCGCCTCGAAGGACTATCTGGCACGTCGCGGCACACCGACAAAACCCGAAGATCTGCAACATCACGACTGCCTGTCCTTTGCGTATCCGGTCGGTGACGACTGGCATTCCGTGGGTAAACAATGGCGTATGAGCGGGCCTGAAGGCGAAGTCATGGTGACGGTCAGCGGGCCGATGGTGATCAACAGTTCGGCGGGCCTGCATCAGGCCGCCCGCACGGGCATGGGTGTCGTGATGTTGCCTGATGCGCTGGTCGAGCAGGATTTGCGCGACGGCAAACTGGTGGCCTTGATGCCGGATTTCCAGCTGAGTCGGCCAATGAGCCTGTTGTATGCCCAGGATCGCTACCGGTTGCCGAAACTACGTCGCTTCGTCGACTTTGCCATGCAGATGTGGGGCAAACACTAG
- a CDS encoding alkaline phosphatase D family protein: MSASLPLPDDSNSLPPVLVGPLLRRLEPARLLMWLVGSRALSLTLRLQNYSDIRLDAGQCTVIPIGTHAFIHLIDVPLATALPCDTVIEYDLLIDGADESIAHWAPHLLYGEARCPNFVLRSRIDQLLHGSCRKPHHPAADGLLCVDQLLATEHDATERPALLMMSGDQVYADDVAGPMLRAIHALIERLGLFEEHLEGAVVSDSARLYEHPASYYHRADLLPALESNETLRERFFGGARKPIFTSSSADNHLVTFAEVMAMYLLVWSPTPWTLIAPQPPALTPKRRERYALEQTRIDHFKAGLGGVARAMAHLPCLMIFDDHDITDDWNLSAQWEETAYGHPFSKRIIGNALIAYMLCQGWGNNPDAFGGVLEKTRLLSTTGDDRYLDSPAQDALIDELLSFQHWHYVLPTTPALVVIDTRTRRWRSEMNLKQPSGLLDWEALSELQQELLDHQSAIIVSPAPIFGVKLIETVQKVFSWCGYPLLVDAENWMAHRGAAQVILNIFRHSRTPGNYVVLSGDVHYSFVYEVLIRHRKAGPHIWQITSSGIKNEFPPALLEWFDRLNRWLYSPRSPLNWFTKRRRMRIIPHVPEHAKAGERLWNSAGIGQVFFNEKGQPQAIYQHNSNGAPKTRMVAPDNDD, encoded by the coding sequence ATGTCTGCATCTCTTCCATTGCCTGATGACAGCAACTCACTGCCGCCGGTGCTGGTCGGCCCGCTGTTGCGGCGGCTGGAACCTGCGCGGCTGCTCATGTGGCTCGTGGGTTCCCGGGCGCTGTCGCTGACGTTGCGCCTGCAAAACTACAGCGACATCCGCCTGGATGCCGGACAGTGCACCGTCATCCCGATCGGCACTCACGCGTTTATCCACTTGATCGATGTGCCGCTGGCGACCGCCCTGCCCTGCGACACCGTGATCGAATATGACCTGCTGATTGATGGCGCCGACGAAAGCATCGCCCATTGGGCGCCTCATCTGCTGTACGGCGAAGCCCGCTGTCCGAACTTTGTTTTGCGCTCGCGGATCGATCAATTGCTGCATGGCTCTTGCCGCAAACCTCACCACCCGGCGGCAGATGGTTTGCTTTGCGTTGATCAGCTGTTGGCGACCGAACATGACGCAACTGAACGCCCGGCGCTGTTGATGATGAGCGGCGATCAGGTGTACGCGGATGATGTCGCCGGCCCGATGTTGCGGGCGATTCATGCCTTGATCGAGCGACTGGGATTGTTCGAAGAACACCTCGAAGGTGCCGTCGTCAGCGACAGCGCCAGGCTCTACGAGCACCCCGCCAGTTATTACCATCGCGCGGATTTGTTACCGGCGCTGGAGAGCAACGAAACCCTGCGCGAGCGATTTTTCGGTGGCGCGCGCAAACCGATTTTCACCAGCAGCAGCGCCGACAACCATCTGGTGACGTTCGCCGAAGTCATGGCCATGTACTTGCTGGTCTGGTCGCCGACACCCTGGACACTGATCGCTCCACAACCACCGGCGCTGACGCCCAAAAGACGCGAGCGTTATGCCCTCGAGCAAACGCGCATTGATCACTTCAAGGCTGGCCTGGGCGGGGTCGCGCGAGCGATGGCGCACCTGCCGTGCCTGATGATTTTCGACGACCATGACATCACCGACGACTGGAATCTTTCCGCGCAATGGGAGGAAACGGCCTACGGTCATCCGTTCTCCAAACGCATCATCGGCAACGCGTTGATCGCCTACATGCTGTGCCAGGGCTGGGGGAATAACCCGGATGCGTTCGGCGGTGTCCTGGAAAAAACTCGTTTGTTGAGCACCACCGGGGATGACCGTTATCTCGACAGTCCGGCGCAGGATGCTTTGATCGATGAGTTGCTGAGCTTTCAGCACTGGCATTACGTGCTGCCCACCACCCCGGCGCTGGTGGTTATCGACACTCGCACCCGACGCTGGCGCAGCGAGATGAACCTCAAGCAACCCTCAGGCCTGCTGGACTGGGAAGCGCTCAGCGAACTGCAACAGGAACTGCTCGATCACCAATCGGCGATCATCGTTTCGCCGGCACCGATCTTCGGCGTCAAGCTGATCGAAACCGTACAGAAAGTGTTCAGTTGGTGCGGTTATCCACTGCTGGTGGACGCCGAAAACTGGATGGCCCATCGCGGCGCGGCCCAGGTGATCCTGAATATTTTCCGCCACTCGCGTACACCGGGTAACTACGTGGTGCTGTCGGGTGATGTGCATTATTCCTTCGTCTACGAAGTGCTGATCCGACACCGCAAGGCCGGCCCACACATCTGGCAGATCACCAGCAGCGGCATCAAGAATGAATTCCCACCCGCCCTGCTCGAATGGTTCGACCGCCTCAATCGCTGGCTCTACTCGCCGCGCTCGCCGCTGAACTGGTTCACCAAACGCCGACGCATGCGCATCATCCCGCACGTCCCCGAGCATGCCAAAGCGGGCGAACGGCTATGGAATTCGGCAGGGATCGGCCAAGTGTTCTTCAATGAGAAGGGACAGCCGCAGGCTATTTATCAGCACAACTCAAACGGTGCGCCAAAGACGCGGATGGTTGCCCCCGACAACGACGACTAA